A DNA window from Anaerolineae bacterium contains the following coding sequences:
- a CDS encoding serine protease — MHKWILRVILLALLALAGFQPPAFLEKPLPASYFLQLVGDPEVRMVQRAVFMVKVKHREGERNGTGVAVGKGLMLTAFHLVGNLRTGKITAEEIWLSQPHTEWKEEIPAEIVKADPSLDLVVLKFEAPIELPSISPGDPVRLRPGEVIYVIGHEFFPGGIGVLYPRDGEILDELREESAFFAIFPPVARGFSGGGVFNQKHELVGIVSRNFIFFQTFREGGRFYKTTKRGALVIKVDRALRLLE, encoded by the coding sequence ATGCATAAGTGGATACTGAGAGTTATTTTGCTCGCACTCCTGGCGTTAGCAGGGTTTCAGCCTCCCGCTTTTTTGGAAAAGCCTCTTCCTGCCTCCTATTTCCTCCAGCTTGTTGGCGACCCTGAAGTCAGGATGGTTCAAAGAGCCGTGTTTATGGTTAAAGTAAAACATCGCGAAGGGGAGAGAAACGGAACAGGCGTGGCTGTTGGGAAAGGCCTTATGCTCACCGCTTTCCATCTGGTCGGTAACCTGAGGACTGGCAAAATAACAGCGGAAGAGATCTGGCTTTCTCAACCTCATACTGAATGGAAGGAAGAAATCCCGGCTGAAATCGTAAAAGCCGACCCTTCCCTAGACTTAGTGGTGCTGAAGTTTGAAGCTCCTATTGAGCTGCCTTCCATTTCCCCCGGGGACCCCGTTCGGCTTCGCCCGGGTGAAGTCATATATGTTATAGGTCACGAGTTTTTCCCGGGTGGAATTGGGGTGTTATATCCTCGGGATGGGGAAATCTTGGACGAATTAAGAGAAGAAAGCGCGTTTTTCGCCATCTTCCCTCCGGTTGCCCGGGGGTTCAGCGGCGGCGGGGTTTTCAACCAGAAACATGAGCTGGTGGGAATTGTTTCCCGGAATTTCATTTTCTTTCAAACCTTCAGAGAAGGGGGGCGTTTTTACAAAACGACAAAGCGGGGGGCTCTCGTAATAAAGGTGGATCGGGCTTTGCGGCTCTTAGAATAA
- a CDS encoding acyl-CoA dehydratase activase — MKYPVGIDVGSASAEALILKDGKILAYSILETGANSRKAAEKALEEALEKAKISRAEVGPIVATGYGRISVDFASRQVTEISCYARGIHFLYPEVRMVIDIGGQDSKAILVGKNGRVLDFVMNDKCAAGTGRFLEVMARVMEVDVEKLGEISLRSRNPAEISSTCTVFAESEVVSLIARGVPVEDIAAGIHKAIARRVGAMAKRIGVTPPVAFAGGVAKNVGVVKALEEELGVKLIVPEEPQIVGALGAALLASEEG; from the coding sequence ATGAAGTATCCAGTGGGCATAGATGTGGGGTCTGCATCAGCTGAAGCTTTGATCCTCAAAGATGGCAAAATCCTGGCTTACTCTATTCTGGAAACGGGAGCCAACAGCCGCAAAGCAGCAGAGAAAGCTTTAGAAGAGGCTCTGGAGAAAGCAAAGATATCCCGTGCGGAAGTGGGCCCCATAGTAGCCACAGGATATGGACGTATAAGCGTGGACTTCGCTTCCCGACAGGTAACGGAAATCTCCTGTTACGCTCGGGGAATCCATTTCCTTTATCCTGAGGTGAGAATGGTGATAGATATCGGAGGGCAGGACAGCAAAGCCATCCTCGTGGGTAAAAACGGGCGGGTTCTGGATTTCGTGATGAACGATAAATGCGCCGCAGGGACAGGGCGTTTTCTGGAAGTAATGGCCAGAGTTATGGAAGTGGATGTGGAAAAGCTTGGGGAAATCTCCCTTCGTTCCCGCAACCCCGCCGAAATCTCCAGCACCTGCACAGTGTTTGCCGAGTCAGAAGTGGTTTCCCTGATTGCCAGGGGAGTTCCAGTGGAAGACATAGCAGCCGGTATCCACAAAGCCATAGCCCGGAGGGTCGGAGCTATGGCCAAAAGGATAGGGGTAACCCCTCCGGTAGCCTTTGCAGGAGGCGTCGCCAAGAACGTGGGGGTGGTTAAAGCCCTTGAAGAAGAGCTCGGAGTAAAGCTCATAGTGCCTGAAGAGCCTCAGATAGTAGGAGCCCTCGGCGCTGCTCTTCTGGCAAGCGAGGAGGGATGA
- a CDS encoding 2-hydroxyacyl-CoA dehydratase family protein: protein MRFKADRAFRCLKLLAPILSNPQVARLAALLNSSGSPHERVAQEFSVRLAGLLYSSPPERIVWANILVPSELIWGLGFIPFYPEIAAATIARFGLAPEALRLADELGVPRDLCSFHRAAIGFAEAGFFPKAGAFVAVNYPCWTAAVFLSWEAFRHNLPFYLIDMPSDFTEDSAHYLAYSLEEVAQGLASTRGNRYYIRGIEKALRLSNEARSLALEATEMRKFIPSPLKGSKMIGHLGLIAYLFGSPYGVAYYRAMRDYIRRIIAESRPEQEKQGARLYWMHLKPFYSTTLFHLVEDEKKAVIVFEEHSSVWWEPLVEGEPFLSLARKMLSHPSLGPTEGRIARALADVQAFKADGVIHFNHWGCRQSQGAIALLRRRLRGEGVPLLELEGDCIDENGYQEGQIRVRMEAFLESLGGGL, encoded by the coding sequence ATGCGGTTTAAGGCCGATAGAGCCTTCCGATGTTTAAAATTGCTTGCACCTATTTTATCCAACCCTCAGGTTGCACGCCTTGCAGCTCTACTGAACAGCTCTGGAAGTCCTCATGAAAGGGTAGCGCAGGAATTCAGTGTGAGGCTGGCAGGCCTCCTCTATTCTTCCCCTCCCGAAAGGATTGTGTGGGCTAACATCCTTGTGCCTTCAGAACTCATATGGGGTCTGGGCTTTATACCCTTCTACCCCGAGATAGCAGCCGCAACAATTGCACGTTTTGGATTGGCACCCGAAGCCCTGCGACTGGCAGATGAACTGGGAGTTCCAAGAGATCTGTGTTCTTTCCACCGGGCAGCTATAGGTTTTGCTGAAGCGGGCTTCTTCCCGAAAGCCGGCGCTTTCGTAGCCGTCAATTACCCCTGTTGGACGGCAGCCGTGTTCCTAAGCTGGGAGGCCTTTCGCCATAACCTGCCCTTTTACTTAATTGACATGCCCTCGGATTTCACCGAAGATTCGGCCCATTATCTCGCCTACTCCTTAGAAGAAGTAGCCCAAGGCCTTGCCAGCACGAGAGGGAACAGATACTATATAAGAGGGATTGAAAAGGCCTTGAGGCTATCCAATGAGGCTCGTTCCCTGGCCCTTGAAGCAACAGAGATGCGAAAATTCATTCCCTCTCCTCTGAAGGGGAGCAAGATGATCGGCCATCTTGGCCTCATCGCCTACCTGTTCGGTTCACCCTATGGAGTAGCCTATTACAGAGCCATGAGGGACTACATTAGAAGGATAATTGCGGAGAGCCGTCCGGAACAGGAGAAACAGGGGGCTCGCCTTTACTGGATGCACCTCAAGCCTTTCTACTCAACTACCCTGTTCCACCTGGTGGAGGACGAAAAGAAAGCTGTGATAGTTTTTGAGGAACACAGCTCTGTCTGGTGGGAACCGCTTGTGGAGGGGGAACCTTTTCTTTCCCTGGCCCGCAAAATGCTTTCCCACCCCTCTCTGGGGCCCACGGAAGGGCGCATAGCCAGGGCCCTGGCCGATGTGCAGGCTTTCAAGGCCGATGGAGTAATTCACTTTAACCACTGGGGCTGCCGTCAGTCCCAAGGAGCAATAGCCCTTCTGCGCCGAAGATTAAGGGGAGAGGGGGTTCCCCTGCTGGAGCTGGAAGGCGATTGCATTGACGAGAACGGTTACCAGGAAGGGCAAATCAGGGTTCGTATGGAAGCATTTCTGGAATCCCTTGGAGGAGGGCTGTAA
- a CDS encoding 2-hydroxyacyl-CoA dehydratase family protein: MKGLGFISPAFPFEIALALGYKPRLLTPAGVSVSRAEGFLPRNFCAYLKLILATLIQENGQEPIFVPLEDESHRRFFEVLKELLPGQVIALEIPLRKDEQGAKRFAHAFNLLAHQLGRDLRSEALREAITLGNALRKALREAKELWLKGKLSSLAYYDLRIKAFSPCSPESIRNLTEVHADNPGPQTPKPRIMLASGVIAKRPLIELIEKESFAVVAEDTELGDRYPLKEIPVGESVEENLLSLARAYLNRPPSPRDLNPRSRISFYEGLIKARKVQGVVFSYYKFCDPALAEYPFLASYLKRWGIPCLLLEEEDEDLSGQNITRIQAFLEMVRCGLRPIEPSDV, translated from the coding sequence ATGAAAGGGCTCGGATTCATTTCTCCTGCGTTCCCTTTTGAAATAGCTTTGGCTCTGGGGTATAAGCCTCGCCTCCTCACCCCGGCAGGGGTATCTGTCTCCAGAGCGGAGGGTTTCTTGCCCCGAAATTTCTGCGCATACCTTAAGCTTATACTGGCTACATTAATTCAGGAAAACGGCCAGGAACCAATCTTTGTGCCCCTGGAAGATGAGTCCCACCGCAGATTCTTTGAGGTCTTAAAAGAGCTATTACCAGGACAGGTCATCGCCCTTGAAATACCCCTCAGAAAGGATGAACAGGGAGCCAAAAGGTTCGCCCATGCATTTAACCTGCTTGCCCATCAGCTCGGGCGGGATCTCCGTTCTGAAGCCTTAAGAGAAGCCATAACCCTGGGGAACGCTCTGCGGAAAGCTTTGAGGGAAGCTAAAGAGCTCTGGCTCAAGGGTAAACTGAGTTCCCTTGCTTATTACGACCTGCGGATCAAGGCCTTCAGCCCATGTTCTCCGGAATCCATAAGGAACCTGACGGAGGTTCATGCTGATAATCCCGGCCCTCAAACCCCCAAACCGCGCATCATGCTTGCAAGTGGGGTAATCGCTAAGAGGCCCTTAATTGAGCTTATAGAGAAAGAAAGCTTTGCGGTAGTGGCAGAAGATACAGAATTGGGCGATAGGTACCCCCTGAAGGAAATACCGGTGGGGGAAAGTGTGGAAGAAAACCTCCTCAGCCTGGCCAGAGCTTACCTTAATAGACCTCCCTCGCCGCGGGATTTGAACCCCAGAAGCCGGATATCGTTTTACGAGGGCTTAATAAAGGCCCGGAAGGTTCAAGGGGTGGTCTTCAGCTACTACAAATTCTGCGACCCCGCCCTCGCAGAGTATCCCTTTCTCGCTTCTTATCTGAAAAGGTGGGGCATACCCTGCCTACTGCTGGAAGAGGAGGATGAAGATTTAAGCGGGCAAAATATCACAAGAATTCAGGCTTTTCTGGAGATGGTGCGATGCGGTTTAAGGCCGATAGAGCCTTCCGATGTTTAA
- a CDS encoding DsbA family protein, translated as MPKIKSEYVDKGLVRYQFINMPLRSIHPAAQKAAEAALCAGKQGKFWEMHDTLFERQMEWAGQISPLKSFENYARELGLNVDKFNRCLEQGETAPQVQKDLAEAARRGVVAVPTFFINGRKLEGAYPYEVFKSIIEEELRK; from the coding sequence TTGCCGAAGATAAAGAGCGAATACGTTGATAAAGGGCTTGTGCGTTATCAATTTATCAATATGCCCTTGCGCAGCATCCATCCAGCTGCTCAAAAAGCAGCAGAGGCTGCCCTGTGCGCCGGAAAACAGGGGAAATTCTGGGAGATGCACGACACCCTCTTTGAGAGGCAGATGGAATGGGCCGGGCAAATTTCACCCCTAAAATCTTTTGAAAATTATGCCAGAGAATTGGGTTTAAATGTGGATAAGTTTAACCGCTGCCTGGAGCAAGGGGAAACAGCACCTCAGGTCCAGAAGGACCTGGCTGAAGCTGCCAGGAGAGGAGTTGTAGCCGTTCCCACGTTCTTCATCAATGGCCGAAAGCTGGAAGGCGCTTACCCTTACGAGGTGTTCAAGTCCATAATAGAGGAAGAATTGCGGAAATAA
- the recA gene encoding recombinase RecA, whose amino-acid sequence MSQFSREKALETAISTIKKRFGDGAIMRLGDMPRRDVAVIPTGSLALDIALGVGGIPRGRITEIFGPEASGKTTLAQHIIAEAQKLGGTAAFIDVEHALDPNYARKCGVDVDNLLVAQPDTGEQALEITEALVRSGAVDVVVIDSVAALVPRAEIEGEMGDAHVGLQARLMSQALRKLVGAIHQSQAALVFTNQLRQKIGVVFGSPETTTGGMALRFYASIRLDLRKLESIKKGGDIIGNRTKAIVKKNKVAPPFKEAEFDILYDEGISKEGDILDLGVAYGIIEKRGTFYSYRDVNLGQGRENARVFLKEHPDLRDTLEALIREAAGLPPKEALFRH is encoded by the coding sequence ATGAGTCAATTCAGCCGGGAGAAGGCTTTAGAGACCGCCATTTCTACTATAAAGAAGCGGTTTGGGGATGGAGCAATAATGCGCCTTGGGGATATGCCCAGGCGCGATGTAGCGGTTATTCCCACAGGTTCCCTGGCCCTTGACATTGCCCTCGGAGTAGGAGGAATCCCAAGGGGAAGGATCACGGAAATCTTTGGCCCTGAAGCCTCTGGCAAGACAACCCTCGCCCAGCACATCATTGCTGAAGCTCAAAAGCTGGGTGGAACAGCCGCTTTTATAGATGTGGAGCACGCCCTTGACCCCAACTACGCCCGCAAATGCGGTGTAGACGTGGATAACTTGCTGGTAGCCCAGCCGGATACAGGGGAACAAGCTTTGGAGATAACCGAAGCACTGGTGAGAAGCGGGGCAGTGGATGTAGTGGTCATTGATTCGGTGGCTGCTCTTGTTCCTAGAGCTGAAATTGAAGGGGAAATGGGCGATGCCCACGTGGGCTTACAAGCCCGCCTTATGAGCCAGGCCCTCCGAAAGCTCGTGGGAGCGATCCATCAGTCCCAGGCTGCCCTTGTCTTCACCAACCAGCTTCGCCAGAAAATAGGGGTGGTGTTCGGGAGCCCTGAAACTACCACGGGAGGGATGGCCCTCCGCTTCTATGCTTCCATAAGGCTTGACCTGAGGAAACTTGAGAGCATTAAAAAGGGCGGGGATATAATAGGCAACAGGACCAAAGCTATTGTCAAAAAGAACAAGGTGGCTCCGCCTTTCAAAGAAGCGGAGTTTGATATCCTCTACGATGAAGGTATATCCAAGGAAGGAGATATTCTGGACCTGGGCGTGGCTTACGGGATAATAGAAAAAAGGGGCACTTTCTATTCATACCGTGACGTTAATCTGGGCCAGGGACGGGAAAACGCCCGGGTGTTCCTCAAGGAACATCCCGACCTGAGGGATACTCTGGAGGCTCTTATCCGAGAGGCGGCAGGTCTTCCACCCAAGGAGGCCCTTTTCCGCCATTGA
- a CDS encoding recombination regulator RecX has product MPGYITRIKPSGLEGKKLTIMIEGFPPITLPRSEAEGLREGQLLSEEEIHRLMERADLSKALEASLRLLKFRPRSEYELRSRLSRKFPRDLVERALAALRERGLIDDRLFARYWVENRREFKPSGFKKLLYELRSKGVPSETIKEVLEGVDFEEEAYRAAAKKAQRWRTLDELSFKKKMADFLSRQGFSFEIIEKVVPRIWREIQQEE; this is encoded by the coding sequence TTGCCAGGTTATATAACCCGGATTAAACCTTCTGGCCTTGAAGGGAAGAAATTAACAATAATGATAGAGGGCTTCCCACCCATAACCCTGCCCCGCTCAGAGGCCGAGGGCTTGAGGGAAGGGCAGCTGCTTTCTGAGGAAGAAATCCACAGGCTTATGGAAAGGGCCGATCTATCAAAAGCCCTGGAGGCCTCCCTGCGCCTCCTCAAATTCAGACCCAGAAGCGAATACGAACTCAGAAGCAGATTGAGCCGCAAATTCCCCAGGGACCTGGTGGAAAGGGCCTTGGCTGCCCTTCGCGAAAGGGGATTGATTGATGACCGTCTATTTGCTCGCTACTGGGTTGAAAACCGCAGGGAGTTTAAACCTTCTGGGTTCAAAAAGCTTCTCTATGAACTTCGTTCTAAAGGAGTACCGTCAGAAACCATAAAAGAAGTGCTTGAAGGTGTGGATTTTGAAGAAGAAGCCTACAGAGCTGCTGCTAAGAAAGCGCAGCGCTGGCGTACTCTGGACGAACTTTCTTTTAAAAAGAAAATGGCCGATTTTCTATCACGACAGGGTTTTTCTTTTGAAATCATTGAAAAAGTGGTGCCGAGGATTTGGCGGGAAATCCAGCAGGAGGAGTAG
- the rny gene encoding ribonuclease Y, with the protein MGLMLIVAFVSAILAFAIGYGLRLYQERKTIGSAREEADKIVKEAQEKAREILLTAKDETLKMRAQLDEEIKRQRAHLHSQEERLQRRQEFLDRKAESLDKREKKLTQRQAEIQALYEEVNRLKEKELEELTRIAGLTPEQAKEILLEMVREEARQEMARVIREEEARARAEAERRAREIIAEAMQRIGAEEIAELATTTIPLPSDEMKGRIIGRGGRNIRTIENALGVDLVVDDTPESITISCFDPLRREIARIALEKLIMDGRIQPARIEQAAEQARKEVENIIREEGEKALYKLGLTGLPEEIVVLLGRLKFRTSYGQNVLLHSIETARLAGIMAAELKADVKVAKLGGLLHDIGKAVDQMVDGPHAAIGADIARKHGLPEAVVNCIAAHHGEVEPQSVEAILVELADALSGGRPGARRESLESYIKRIETLEAIASSFKGVAQAFAIQAGREIRVIVKPEELDDLAIIQLSREIARKVEENLEYPGQIKVVVIRETRAVDYAK; encoded by the coding sequence ATGGGGTTGATGCTGATCGTAGCCTTTGTCTCAGCGATACTGGCCTTCGCCATAGGCTATGGCTTAAGGCTTTATCAGGAAAGGAAAACCATCGGATCTGCTCGTGAAGAGGCGGATAAAATTGTAAAAGAAGCTCAGGAGAAGGCTAGGGAGATACTTTTAACGGCTAAGGACGAAACTTTAAAAATGCGGGCTCAGCTGGACGAGGAAATCAAAAGGCAAAGGGCTCACCTCCACAGCCAGGAAGAAAGATTGCAGCGTCGCCAGGAGTTTCTGGACCGCAAGGCCGAAAGTCTGGATAAAAGGGAGAAAAAATTAACCCAGCGTCAGGCTGAAATCCAGGCCCTTTACGAAGAAGTCAACCGCTTAAAAGAAAAAGAGCTGGAGGAGCTTACCCGAATAGCGGGGCTGACTCCTGAGCAGGCAAAAGAAATACTTCTAGAAATGGTGCGCGAGGAAGCTCGCCAAGAAATGGCCAGGGTTATCCGCGAGGAGGAAGCAAGAGCCAGGGCCGAGGCCGAGCGCAGGGCCAGGGAGATAATCGCTGAAGCTATGCAGAGGATCGGAGCCGAAGAAATAGCAGAGCTTGCCACAACTACTATCCCCCTGCCCAGCGACGAGATGAAGGGTCGCATAATCGGCCGGGGAGGAAGAAACATAAGGACCATTGAAAACGCCCTTGGGGTTGATTTGGTAGTGGATGATACACCTGAAAGCATTACGATCTCCTGCTTCGATCCCCTCAGGCGGGAGATCGCCAGGATAGCTCTGGAAAAACTCATAATGGATGGGCGGATCCAGCCAGCCAGGATTGAACAGGCGGCGGAGCAGGCCCGAAAGGAAGTGGAGAATATAATCAGAGAAGAAGGAGAGAAAGCCCTTTACAAACTCGGCCTCACAGGACTTCCCGAGGAAATCGTGGTCCTTTTGGGACGCTTGAAATTCCGCACCAGTTACGGCCAGAACGTCCTGCTCCATTCCATAGAAACCGCACGCTTGGCAGGAATAATGGCCGCTGAACTCAAGGCTGACGTAAAAGTTGCAAAGCTCGGGGGCCTCCTCCACGATATTGGTAAAGCCGTGGATCAGATGGTTGATGGGCCTCACGCGGCCATCGGGGCGGATATAGCTCGCAAGCACGGCCTCCCAGAAGCCGTGGTCAATTGCATCGCTGCCCATCACGGCGAAGTGGAGCCGCAATCGGTGGAGGCAATTCTTGTGGAGCTGGCTGATGCCCTTTCAGGGGGAAGACCGGGAGCTCGCCGGGAAAGCCTGGAAAGTTACATAAAACGCATTGAAACCCTGGAGGCCATCGCCTCTTCCTTTAAAGGGGTAGCTCAGGCCTTCGCTATCCAGGCTGGTCGGGAGATCAGAGTCATCGTTAAGCCTGAGGAGTTGGACGACCTGGCAATAATTCAGCTTTCCAGAGAGATAGCCCGCAAAGTGGAGGAAAACCTGGAATATCCGGGCCAGATAAAAGTGGTGGTTATCCGGGAGACCAGAGCGGTGGATTATGCCAAATGA
- the recF gene encoding DNA replication/repair protein RecF, whose protein sequence is MIKRIELTNFRNYLSLSLDMPPGIIILQGNNAQGKTNFLEAIYLLATTRSPFSRTDQEFVNWLIQESPFPFARIAGVVSGSEGETRLELIIAGEPGPSGVRYRKKALINGVPKRLMDLLGHFKCVLFSPQDVEIIAGSPEERRRFLDIALCQVDLKYCQALALYNKIVERRNHLLKKAQEEGFKEEEFIFWDENLVKYGSLVTRARWEALELMAPEIRENHLLLTDGEENLQPVYLSSAMGKAITGLSLLSLPPLQEIEKIFARRLSEAREKDLDQGVTTIGPHRDDVKFLLNGRDLSAYGSRGQQRSAAFSLRLAEKAFIEKKSRESPLLLLDEVLSELDQKRRERLAEIVSRVPQAIITSLEWEGFRKEFLEKAHLFTVSQGVVREVVFHQARNL, encoded by the coding sequence ATGATAAAAAGGATTGAACTGACTAACTTCCGCAACTACCTTAGCCTATCTCTGGACATGCCTCCTGGTATTATCATCCTGCAGGGCAATAACGCTCAGGGGAAGACCAATTTTTTAGAAGCCATATACCTGTTGGCCACGACTCGGTCCCCCTTTTCCAGAACTGACCAGGAGTTTGTCAACTGGCTTATCCAGGAAAGCCCCTTCCCCTTCGCCAGAATCGCAGGAGTGGTATCGGGAAGCGAAGGTGAAACCCGGCTTGAGCTGATTATAGCCGGAGAACCAGGCCCTTCAGGGGTTCGATACCGCAAAAAAGCTCTAATCAATGGGGTCCCGAAAAGGCTCATGGACCTTTTGGGGCATTTTAAGTGTGTCCTCTTTTCCCCCCAAGATGTGGAAATAATAGCGGGTTCCCCTGAAGAGCGAAGGCGCTTTCTGGACATAGCGTTATGTCAGGTGGATCTGAAATACTGTCAGGCCCTGGCCCTTTACAACAAAATAGTGGAGAGGCGCAACCATCTCCTGAAGAAGGCGCAGGAGGAAGGTTTCAAGGAGGAGGAGTTTATATTTTGGGATGAAAACCTGGTCAAGTATGGAAGCCTTGTAACCAGAGCTCGCTGGGAAGCCTTGGAACTGATGGCTCCGGAGATAAGGGAGAATCACCTGCTCCTGACCGACGGCGAAGAGAATCTTCAGCCCGTTTACCTTTCATCGGCGATGGGTAAAGCTATTACCGGCCTGAGCCTTCTTTCGCTTCCACCCCTGCAAGAGATTGAGAAAATTTTCGCCAGGAGGCTTTCAGAGGCCAGGGAAAAAGATCTGGATCAGGGGGTCACCACTATCGGACCCCACAGGGATGATGTTAAATTTTTGCTCAATGGAAGGGACCTTTCGGCCTATGGTTCCAGGGGACAGCAGCGTTCGGCAGCTTTTTCCCTTCGCCTGGCCGAAAAGGCTTTCATTGAGAAAAAAAGCCGGGAAAGCCCTCTCCTCCTTTTGGACGAAGTTCTTTCAGAGCTTGATCAAAAAAGGAGAGAGCGCCTCGCGGAAATTGTTTCCAGAGTCCCCCAGGCTATCATTACCTCCCTGGAATGGGAAGGGTTCCGGAAAGAATTCCTGGAAAAAGCACACCTTTTCACGGTCTCTCAGGGGGTAGTACGAGAGGTTGTTTTCCATCAAGCACGTAATCTTTAA